In a genomic window of Scyliorhinus torazame isolate Kashiwa2021f chromosome 5, sScyTor2.1, whole genome shotgun sequence:
- the LOC140417828 gene encoding uncharacterized protein encodes MGNDKLSKYSNREQEKTGRMAEAERVHSGEAPFTCPECGKGFTRSSGLQHHQRVHTRERPFTCSKCGKGFTDSSTLLKDQQVHTDERPFKCVDCERCYKSSLNLKHHQRAHTDERPFRCSDCGTGFRQSSELTVHQRIHTGDRPFTCSKCGKGFSDTSTLLKHLQRTHTDERPFRCSDCGTGFRQSSELTVHQRIHTGDRPFTCSKCGKGFSDTSTLLKHLQVHTEVRPFQCTDCGKCYKSPVDLMHHQLVHTDERPFRCSHCGTGFRQSSQLTVHQQIHTRERPFTCCECGKGFTQSSTLQRHQRVHTGERPFPCFVCGKRFTRLSILTSHQRVCK; translated from the exons ATGGGAAACGACAAGCTcagcaaatacagtaacagagagcaagagAAGACTGGCCGAATGGCGGAAGCAGAG cgagttcatagtgGGGAGGCGCCATTCACCtgcccagagtgtgggaagggattcactcgatcatcagggctgcaacaccaccagcgggttcacactagggagaggccattcacctgctccaagtgtggaaagggatttactgaTTCTTCCACTCTGTTGAAAGATCAGCAGGTTCACACagacgagagaccttttaaatgtgtagACTGTGAGAGGTGCTATAAAAGTTCCCTCAACCTAAAGCATCATCAGCGagctcacactgatgagagaccgttcaggtgctcggaCTGTGGAACTGGGTTCAGGCAGTCATCTgaactcactgtacaccagcgaattcacactggggacaggccgttcacctgctccaagtgtggaaagggattcagcgatacatccaccctgctgaaacacctgcag CGaactcacactgatgagagaccgttcaggtgctcggaCTGTGGAACTGGGTTCAGGCAGTCATCTgaactcactgtacaccagcgaattcacactggggacaggccgttcacctgctccaagtgtggaaagggattcagcgaTACATCCACCCTGCTGAAACACCTGCAGGTTCACACTGAAGTGAGACCATTTCAATGCactgactgtgggaagtgctataaaagtcctGTGGACCTGATGCAccatcagcttgttcacactgatgagagaccattcaggtgctctcactgtgggacagggtTCAGGCAATCATCTCAACTGACtgtacaccaacaaattcacaccagggagaggccattcacctgctgcgagtgtgggaaaggattcactcagtcatccactctgcaaagacaccagcgagttcacactggggagagaccgttcccttgcttcgtgtgtgggaagagattcactcggttgtccATCCTGACAAGTCACCAGCGTGTTTGCAAATAA